One window from the genome of Castellaniella sp. MT123 encodes:
- the guaB gene encoding IMP dehydrogenase codes for MRLIKKALTFDDVLLVPAYSQVLPRDARLTTQLTRGIQLNIPLVSAAMDTVTESGLAIAMAQEGGIGIVHKNLSADEQAREVARVKRHEFGIVIDPVTVTPTMKVRDAIELQRQHGISGLPVVEGGKLVGIVTNRDLRFEDRLDMSLREVMTPQDRLVTLTEGATLEEAQALMHKHRLERVLIVNDKFQLRGLATVKDIVKNTEHPLASKDAQGQLRVGAAVGVGEGTGERVEKLAAAGVDVIVVDTAHGHSAGVIERVRWVKKHYPNIQVVGGNIATAAAARALVEAGADAVKVGIGPGSICTTRIVAGVGVPQITAIADVAQALEGTGVPLIADGGIRYSGDVAKALAAGASTCMMGGMFAGTEEAPGEVVLFQGRSYKSYRGMGSLGAMADGSADRYFQDPSNNVDKLVPEGIEARVPYKGSVIAIIYQLVGGIRASMGYCGCATIPDLHAQAEFVEITAAGVRESHVHDVQITKEAPNYRAD; via the coding sequence ATGCGTCTGATCAAAAAAGCGCTCACCTTCGACGACGTCCTCCTGGTCCCAGCTTATTCCCAGGTTCTGCCGCGCGATGCGCGCCTCACCACGCAGCTTACCCGTGGCATTCAGCTGAACATCCCCCTCGTTTCCGCCGCCATGGACACCGTCACCGAGTCCGGCCTGGCCATCGCCATGGCCCAGGAAGGCGGCATCGGCATCGTCCATAAAAACCTCAGCGCCGACGAACAAGCGCGCGAGGTCGCGCGGGTAAAACGCCACGAATTCGGCATCGTCATCGATCCGGTCACTGTCACGCCCACGATGAAGGTGCGCGACGCCATCGAACTGCAGCGCCAGCACGGCATCTCCGGTCTGCCGGTGGTCGAGGGCGGCAAACTCGTCGGCATCGTCACCAACCGCGATCTGCGTTTCGAAGACCGCCTCGACATGTCCCTGCGCGAGGTCATGACGCCGCAGGACCGCCTGGTCACCCTGACGGAAGGCGCCACCCTGGAAGAAGCCCAGGCGCTGATGCACAAGCATCGCCTGGAACGTGTGCTGATCGTCAACGACAAATTCCAGCTGCGCGGCCTGGCCACCGTGAAGGACATCGTCAAGAACACCGAACACCCCCTGGCCAGCAAGGATGCCCAAGGGCAGCTGCGCGTGGGCGCGGCGGTCGGCGTAGGCGAAGGCACCGGTGAACGCGTGGAAAAGCTGGCGGCCGCCGGCGTGGACGTGATCGTCGTGGACACCGCGCACGGCCATTCGGCGGGCGTCATCGAACGTGTCCGCTGGGTCAAGAAACACTACCCCAACATCCAGGTCGTCGGCGGCAATATCGCGACCGCCGCCGCGGCGCGCGCGCTGGTCGAGGCCGGCGCCGACGCGGTCAAGGTCGGCATTGGCCCGGGTTCCATCTGCACGACCCGCATCGTGGCGGGCGTCGGGGTGCCGCAGATCACGGCGATCGCCGACGTGGCCCAGGCGCTGGAAGGCACTGGCGTGCCGCTGATCGCTGACGGCGGCATCCGTTATTCCGGCGACGTGGCCAAGGCCCTGGCCGCGGGCGCATCCACCTGCATGATGGGTGGCATGTTCGCGGGCACCGAAGAGGCCCCCGGCGAGGTCGTCCTGTTCCAGGGCCGGTCGTACAAGTCCTATCGTGGCATGGGCAGTCTGGGCGCGATGGCGGACGGCTCCGCCGACCGCTATTTCCAGGATCCCAGCAACAACGTCGACAAGCTGGTGCCCGAGGGCATCGAGGCGCGTGTCCCCTATAAGGGCAGCGTGATCGCCATCATCTACCAATTGGTGGGCGGTATTCGGGCTTCCATGGGCTACTGCGGTTGCGCCACGATTCCGGACCTGCACGCGCAGGCGGAATTCGTGGAAATCACGGCGGCGGGGGTGCGTGAGTCGCATGTCCACGACGTGCAGATCACCAAGGAAGCACCCAACTACCGGGCGGACTGA
- a CDS encoding alpha/beta fold hydrolase: MPDSNTYVLVHGAWHGGWCWSRVADTLRQAGHHVHTPTLPGLGERRHELSASIDLETFIQDLCRMLIREGLHDIILVGHSFGGLVISGAADRLPERIARLVYLDAFLLPPGTSTFDTLPPELVTKLEHGAAATGGIAPPRPDSFGLTDQADIDFVQARLTPQPIGSYREPLRLRHPLGNGLPITYVRCTQPPFPAVAGSYTWARETFGEHWDWMDLATGHDAMISAPDAVTVMLTRLQGGQSAR; this comes from the coding sequence ATGCCAGACTCCAACACCTACGTCCTGGTTCATGGCGCCTGGCATGGCGGCTGGTGCTGGTCGCGCGTCGCCGACACTCTCAGGCAGGCAGGACATCATGTCCACACCCCCACCCTGCCCGGTCTGGGCGAGCGCCGCCATGAACTGTCGGCATCCATCGACCTGGAAACCTTCATCCAGGATCTCTGCCGGATGCTGATCCGGGAAGGCCTGCACGACATCATCCTGGTTGGCCACAGTTTCGGCGGGCTGGTGATCTCGGGTGCGGCGGACCGGCTGCCTGAACGGATCGCCAGGCTGGTCTACCTGGACGCCTTCCTGCTGCCGCCCGGGACGTCGACCTTCGACACATTACCGCCCGAACTCGTGACCAAGCTGGAACACGGCGCGGCGGCGACAGGCGGCATTGCGCCACCCCGCCCGGACAGTTTTGGCCTGACGGATCAGGCCGACATCGATTTCGTCCAGGCACGGCTGACGCCCCAGCCCATCGGTAGTTATCGCGAGCCGCTGCGGCTGCGGCATCCGCTGGGCAATGGTCTGCCCATCACCTACGTACGCTGCACGCAACCGCCGTTCCCAGCTGTGGCCGGGTCCTATACCTGGGCGCGCGAGACCTTTGGAGAACACTGGGACTGGATGGATCTGGCAACCGGCCACGATGCCATGATCAGCGCGCCAGACGCCGTGACCGTGATGCTGACGCGCCTTCAGGGTGGTCAGTCCGCCCGGTAG
- a CDS encoding response regulator transcription factor has product MRILLIEDNPDLGDAIETKLRVSGHSVEWVRDGLAASRWVAGGGWDAIVLDVMLPGKDGFTILRELRDSACDTQVLVITARAEIEDKVGMLDLGADDYMVKPFDLRELEARLRALLRRAAGHSSNLAHYGDLALDTTNRCATLAGQPIDLGRREFRLLEILLSRLGQTVGKERLMNQLFSLDEDVSLNALELQVSRLRKKLAGSAVHIVTVRGTGYQAHCDAG; this is encoded by the coding sequence TTGCGGATATTGCTGATTGAAGACAACCCCGATCTGGGGGATGCGATCGAAACCAAACTGCGCGTCAGCGGGCACAGCGTGGAATGGGTGCGGGACGGCCTGGCCGCGTCCCGGTGGGTGGCCGGCGGCGGCTGGGACGCCATCGTGCTGGACGTCATGCTGCCAGGCAAGGACGGCTTCACGATTCTGCGCGAACTGCGCGACAGCGCCTGCGACACCCAGGTGCTGGTGATCACCGCCCGCGCCGAGATCGAGGACAAGGTCGGGATGCTGGATCTGGGCGCTGACGATTACATGGTCAAACCCTTCGACCTGCGCGAACTCGAAGCCCGCCTGCGCGCCCTGTTGCGCCGCGCGGCGGGCCATAGTTCCAACCTGGCCCATTACGGCGACCTGGCGCTGGACACCACCAACCGCTGCGCGACGCTGGCGGGCCAGCCGATCGATCTGGGACGGCGCGAATTCCGGCTGCTGGAGATCCTGCTGTCGCGGCTGGGCCAGACCGTCGGCAAGGAACGCCTGATGAATCAGCTGTTCTCGCTGGACGAGGACGTGTCCCTGAACGCCCTGGAGCTGCAGGTCTCTCGGTTGCGCAAGAAACTCGCGGGATCCGCCGTGCATATCGTGACGGTGCGCGGCACCGGCTATCAGGCGCATTGCGATGCCGGCTAG
- a CDS encoding YbfB/YjiJ family MFS transporter, with protein MPSRFSRVPLPLAGLLSLAVAMGIGRFAFTPVLPMMQADLGLSLAQGGWLASANYLGYLLGALMVTHLSWSPAQLLRRGLWLVVLMTAAMGLDTHWAGWLVWRLLAGMASAWVLIGTASLCIARLNATGQAGRSGVVFAGVGCGIMFAGLACLGLTVLGTSSSQAWLWLAAAALLGLLGASMLWRQPTETTIAATGIRPDHPAQPTHNDHRTTPDTAALTRSASSTAINDIPANAAARRSENTAPAREAGDPATPLLHWGLILCYGVYGFGYILPATFLPAQARLLVPDPWLFSLAWPVFGLAGALSTLVASRLARHLTRPQLWAGAQLVMAIGVLAPVLWHSLAAILFAALCVGSTFMVITMVGLQEAQATVGTAGAKRQMAAMTASFALGQLIGPLFFSLTHQWFGAPLEFALVMGTLGLVAGALPILRLQGRQDTPPIPRQES; from the coding sequence ATGCCATCCCGCTTTTCCCGCGTTCCGCTGCCCCTGGCCGGCCTGCTGTCCCTGGCCGTGGCCATGGGCATCGGCCGCTTCGCCTTCACGCCGGTGCTGCCCATGATGCAGGCCGATCTGGGGCTGAGCCTGGCCCAGGGCGGGTGGCTGGCCAGCGCCAATTATCTGGGCTATTTGCTGGGCGCCCTGATGGTGACGCACCTGAGCTGGTCCCCCGCGCAACTGCTGCGTCGGGGGCTGTGGCTGGTGGTCCTGATGACGGCCGCCATGGGGTTGGACACGCACTGGGCCGGCTGGCTGGTGTGGCGGCTGCTGGCGGGCATGGCTAGCGCCTGGGTCCTGATCGGGACAGCGTCGCTGTGCATCGCGCGCCTGAATGCCACGGGACAGGCCGGACGCAGCGGTGTGGTGTTTGCCGGTGTGGGCTGCGGCATCATGTTCGCCGGGCTGGCCTGTCTGGGGCTGACGGTGCTGGGCACCTCGTCCTCGCAAGCCTGGCTGTGGCTGGCGGCTGCCGCCCTGCTGGGGCTGCTGGGGGCGTCCATGCTGTGGCGTCAGCCCACCGAAACTACCATTGCCGCAACCGGAATCCGTCCGGACCATCCAGCCCAGCCGACGCACAACGACCATCGGACGACCCCCGATACGGCAGCCTTGACGCGATCCGCGTCCAGCACCGCCATAAATGATATCCCGGCAAACGCCGCCGCACGGCGTTCAGAAAACACTGCCCCAGCACGCGAGGCGGGTGACCCCGCCACCCCATTGCTGCACTGGGGCCTGATCCTGTGCTACGGGGTGTATGGCTTTGGCTACATTCTGCCGGCGACCTTCCTGCCTGCCCAGGCGCGGCTGCTGGTGCCCGACCCCTGGCTGTTCAGCCTGGCCTGGCCGGTCTTCGGGCTGGCAGGCGCCCTCTCCACACTGGTCGCCAGTCGGCTCGCGCGTCACCTGACCCGGCCGCAACTCTGGGCGGGCGCCCAGCTCGTGATGGCGATCGGTGTGCTGGCGCCCGTGCTATGGCATAGCCTGGCGGCGATCCTGTTCGCGGCGTTGTGTGTGGGCAGCACGTTCATGGTGATCACCATGGTGGGGCTGCAGGAAGCCCAAGCCACGGTCGGCACGGCGGGCGCAAAACGCCAGATGGCCGCCATGACGGCATCGTTCGCCCTGGGACAGCTGATCGGACCGCTGTTTTTCAGCCTGACGCATCAGTGGTTCGGCGCACCGCTGGAATTCGCACTGGTCATGGGCACGCTGGGGCTGGTGGCCGGGGCCCTGCCCATCTTGCGCCTGCAGGGCAGACAAGACACGCCACCGATCCCGCGACAGGAAAGCTGA